One Ignavibacterium sp. DNA segment encodes these proteins:
- a CDS encoding DUF5668 domain-containing protein: protein MKPSSIFWGVFFLAIGVLLLLGNYANLTFTWDSAWKFWPTVLVLIGVSILVKNQIGKAIVAGLAALVLALTIYASVSATTNLFNDDFEINFDNGTTMYDTTYFSKEFSDSIKSAALNFSAGAGSFKILVPTEKLFDFKTEGSKNKYKLNLQREDFDSHAEINFQMKSTKFNIGDKNYKNLVEMSLNTKPEWELNFSVGAASVDLDLTHYKIKKLDVDMGAAKLNVKLGNLSDITKIDIDAGASDINILIPDSVSCEIRSDAALSARNYEGFVKTGNDLYRTEDFDKYPKKIYIEIDCGVSSIDVKRY, encoded by the coding sequence ATGAAACCATCAAGCATTTTTTGGGGAGTATTCTTTTTAGCAATAGGTGTTTTATTACTGCTTGGTAATTATGCCAACTTAACTTTTACTTGGGATTCTGCCTGGAAATTCTGGCCAACTGTGCTGGTTCTTATAGGTGTTTCAATTCTTGTAAAAAATCAAATCGGTAAAGCAATAGTAGCTGGGTTAGCTGCATTAGTTTTGGCATTAACCATATATGCATCAGTTAGTGCAACTACAAATTTATTTAATGATGACTTTGAGATAAATTTTGATAACGGAACCACAATGTATGATACTACTTATTTTTCAAAAGAGTTTAGTGACTCAATAAAAAGTGCAGCATTAAATTTTAGTGCCGGAGCCGGCAGTTTTAAGATATTAGTTCCGACAGAAAAACTTTTTGATTTTAAAACCGAAGGATCAAAAAATAAATATAAACTCAATCTTCAGCGGGAAGATTTTGATTCCCATGCTGAAATTAATTTTCAAATGAAAAGTACCAAATTCAACATTGGTGATAAAAATTATAAGAACCTTGTTGAAATGTCATTAAATACAAAACCTGAATGGGAATTAAATTTTTCAGTGGGTGCAGCATCAGTTGATCTTGATCTTACACATTATAAAATCAAAAAACTTGATGTTGATATGGGAGCCGCAAAATTAAATGTAAAACTTGGTAACCTTTCGGATATAACCAAAATAGATATAGATGCTGGTGCTTCTGATATAAATATTCTTATTCCGGATTCTGTAAGCTGTGAAATTAGATCTGATGCAGCATTATCCGCCAGAAACTATGAAGGCTTTGTTAAAACCGGTAATGATTTATACCGAACAGAGGATTTTGATAAGTATCCAAAAAAAATATATATCGAAATTGACTGCGGAGTTTCTTCAATAGATGTAAAGAGATACTAA
- a CDS encoding PspC domain-containing protein, whose protein sequence is MNKKLYRSVTDKMLGGVCGGIAEYFGIDPVIIRLTFVLAVIFGGSGILAYIILWIIIPQKPYIITPFNQENKSDDNLNDVESEKKTSNDLQSNLFYKNISNNKTVFAGVFLIVLGVIILLSNFIPGFYFKDYWPVVLIILGLAIIYKAKNNKTNEVI, encoded by the coding sequence ATGAACAAAAAACTATATCGGTCAGTTACAGATAAAATGTTAGGTGGTGTTTGCGGCGGTATTGCTGAATATTTTGGCATTGACCCTGTTATTATCAGACTTACTTTTGTTTTGGCAGTTATCTTTGGCGGTAGCGGAATATTAGCTTATATAATTTTATGGATTATTATTCCTCAGAAGCCATACATTATTACTCCTTTTAATCAGGAAAATAAATCTGATGATAACTTAAATGATGTCGAGAGTGAAAAAAAAACTTCAAATGATCTGCAATCAAATTTGTTTTACAAAAACATAAGTAATAACAAAACTGTTTTCGCTGGAGTATTTCTTATTGTTTTAGGTGTGATTATTTTATTAAGTAATTTTATTCCTGGATTTTATTTTAAAGATTATTGGCCTGTTGTCTTAATAATTCTTGGATTAGCGATAATCTATAAAGCAAAAAATAATAAAACTAATGAGGTGATTTAA